ATCATCGGCCGCTCCAATGAATTCCTGATCATCGCTGGTCTGGTCTATTTCACAATCAGCTTTGCCGCCTCGCTGCTGGTCAAGCGTCTGCAAAAAAGGTTCGCCGTATGATCTCTATCAAGAACATCAACAAGTGGTATGGGGACTTCCAGGTGCTGACCGATTGCAGCACCGAGGTCAAGAAAGGTGAAGTGGTGGTGGTCTGCGGGCCGTCCGGCTCCGGCAAGTCGACCCTGATCAAGTGCGTCAACGCCTTGGAACCCTTCCAGAAAGGCGACATCGTGGTGGACGGCACTTCCATCGCCGACCCCAAGACCAACCTGCCGAAACTGCGTTCCCGCGTGGGCATGGTGTTCCAGCATTTCGAGCTGTTCCCGCACCTGACCATCACCGAGAACCTGACCATCGCGCAGATCAAGGTGCTGGGCCGCAGCAAGGAAGAGGCCACCAAGAAAGGCCTGCAACTGCTGGACCGCGTCGGCCTCGCCGCCCACGCCCACAAGCACCCGGGGCAACTCTCCGGTGGCCAGCAACAACGTGTGGCCATCGCCCGCGCCCTGGCCATGGACCCGATCGTCATGCTGTTCGACGAACCGACCTCGGCCCTGGACCCGGAAATGGTCAACGAAGTGCTGGACGTCATGGTGCAACTGGCCCATGAAGGCATGACCATGATGTGCGTAACCCACGAAATGGGCTTTGCCCGCAAAGTGGCGAACCGGGTGATCTTCATGGACAAGGGCCAGATCATCGAGGACTGCCAGAAAGAAGAGTTCTTCGGCGATATCAGCGCCCGCTCCGAACGTGCGCAGCACTTCCTCGAGAAGATCCTGCAGCACTAAAACCCGCGTTCCTGTAGGCGCCGGCTTGCCTGCGACGGGACGGTATCTGACTCCCCTATCGTCAGTGCCGCCCTGGTCGCCGGCAAGCCGGCTCCTACAGACACTGCGCAGTGGTTGACCCAAGGCATCTGTGATGAAATGCGACCCCACTCTCTATCGCGCCGCGCCGCCATCACTCGCCGTGAAACCCCGCCTGATCCGACATCTATTCCTGCCGCCCCTGGTCATCCTGCTGATGATCGGCCTGGGCTACGTCGGGTTCTGGATCAGCGAGCACAACGGCATCCGCACCCTCGGCGAAAATGGCCAGCGCCAGCTGGAGCTGCATGCCCGCGCCGTAGAAAGTGAGATCAGCAAGTACACCTATCTGCCGAGCCTGCTGGAACTGGAATCCAGTGTTTCCCAGCTGCTGGGCGATCCTTCGCCGGAACACCGGCAAACCGTCAATCAATACCTCGAAGGCCTGAACCGCCGCAGCCGCAGCCGGGCCATCTATGTCATGGACACCACGGGCCGGGTGGTAGCCACCAGCAACTGGCGTGACGTCGACAGCTACCTGGGCGAAGACCTGTCGTTCCGGGCCTATTACCAGAACGCCGTGCGCGGCCAGCCCGGGCGCTTCTACGGCATCGGCAGCACCAACGGCGAACCTGGCTACTACCTGGCCCATGGCCTGGAGGAACAAGGCAAGATCATCGGCGTGGCGGTGGTCAAGGTACGCCTGGAGGCCCTGGAGGAACGCTGGCAGCGTGCCCGCCTGGAAGCCTTCGTCAGCGACGAGAACGGCATCATCATCCTGTCCAGCGACCCGGCGCGCCGCCTCAAGTCGGTCCGCCCGCTCAGCGACGACACCAAGGAACGCCTGGCCCGCAGCCTGC
The DNA window shown above is from Pseudomonas protegens CHA0 and carries:
- a CDS encoding amino acid ABC transporter ATP-binding protein; amino-acid sequence: MISIKNINKWYGDFQVLTDCSTEVKKGEVVVVCGPSGSGKSTLIKCVNALEPFQKGDIVVDGTSIADPKTNLPKLRSRVGMVFQHFELFPHLTITENLTIAQIKVLGRSKEEATKKGLQLLDRVGLAAHAHKHPGQLSGGQQQRVAIARALAMDPIVMLFDEPTSALDPEMVNEVLDVMVQLAHEGMTMMCVTHEMGFARKVANRVIFMDKGQIIEDCQKEEFFGDISARSERAQHFLEKILQH